gcttgctcagactcatgtccattgaatatgtgatgccatccaaccatctcatcctctgtcatccccttctcctcccgccttcaatctttcccagcatcagggtttttttaaatgacttagttcttcgcatcaggtggccaaaggattggagagtttcaacttcagcatcagtccttccagtgaatattcaggactgatttcctttaggactgactggttggatctccttgcagtccaagggaccctcaagagtcttctccaacaccacaattcaaaagcatcagttctttggtgctcagctttctttatagtccaactctcatatccatacatgactactggaaaaaccatagctttgactagatggacctttgtctgcaaagtaatgtctctgctttttaatatgctgtctaggttggtcatagcttttcttccaagaagcaagtgtctttttcatttcatggttgcaatcaccatctgcagtgattttggaccccaagaaaataaagtctgtcactgtttccactgtttccccacctatttgccacgaagtggtCCAACTGGTTGCAGAcaaaagtacatcaaggctagagtccatgctccgtaacaaaagaagccaccaggAGACTCCCGTGAACCGTAACTAGAGAGAAGACCTCACTTGTCACAACTAAAGAAACCCtacatagcaacgaagacccagtgcagctaaaataattataaaagttaaaaataatgtcCTGTGGGTTCATCAGTTCCAACAAATGCACCCTGAAGGCTCTGCATGTGCGGGGCAGATGGCAGATGGGAAAGCTCTGTACCTTCCCTTCAATCATGctctgaacctaaaactgctctaaaaaaacgtttttacaaaaagaaaaatcacacacactTTACTCACTCACCTCAAGGACTCTGTCAAGTGCCTTAGAGATCCGGAAGTTTTTCAGATCCCTGTCATACAATTCTAGATGTTTCTTTGATGGTCTGTTGATCAAAATGTCATCCTGCATTGAAAAgcaaatttacaaagaaaaatcaatatcCAAATAGTTTCATTCGAAATAATCATAGTTCCACAGTGTCCTCGAAGTCTATCATAAAGAAGGGTTATAAGCCCATGAAGTCAATCAAATGAAAACGGTACAATCTGCCACATCACCATGTTCTTAGTGTCCTGTGATTTTAACTTGGGATCCACACACAACATCTCCATCCTGGGCAGACACTGCTCACTGCAACTCTCTTTACATAGCAAGCAGTGACTgagtagaaagagaaaacaagaatctGAGCAACCACCTAGTACCAGTAGAGAAATCCTGGATCAATCAGAACTTCTTTGTATCTCCATCTTCTCAGATGTCAAATGGAGATATTATTGGCTCTACTCTTTTTCAGGGTTATTtagaagatcaaaccagacagTGTGTGAAAGACACTGTTCTGAGCATAGTAATGTTGCCAAGATTCAGGGCATTAAGAAGTATCATTagacagtttcttcaacaaatggttttgggaaaactggacagttacatccCCATTACTTATTAATTTAATGTCCCCAATCTAGCAATCTGGAGATAAATATGAAGTAGAGAAAAGtaaaatcaagttaaaaaatGAAGCTAACTGCCAGGTGAACTACACTTTTTCAGTAATGTGCAGGGATGAAGCTGGCTATTCTAACAACTTTCATCtgtaaaaaatacatatgaaatataCAAATACCTGttgtttcatataattttttcccttaataaAAGTTCGATATGCAGGCCTTCTTCTCCTGGGCACCGAATCCTTCTTTGCTTCAGATTTCCGATGTTTAACACTCAGTATTCCATTGGTCATTCCTACAACTATTGTCTCATCTTCATGCTAAGAGCAATTAGAAAAGTAAGTTAGTGTATTAGGAACTCATAATTCACCTTGCTTTTTCTTCCAAATACCATTTATAATGTGCTTGCTACTTGTCcgtactttcatcaagagctccATTAGGATACTGATTCTCTGCCTAACAGTGACTGACCTATgtgaaaagttaaagtaaaatcatttttattcctcTAAGATACTACTGTTTGACAGGATCTgctggagaacggataggctacccactccagtattctcgggcttccctttgtggctcagctggttaagaatccacctgcaatgagggagacctggttctatccctgggttgggaagatcccctggagaagggaaaggctaccactgcagtaatctggcctggggtcgcagagagtcagacaccgctgagaaattttcatttttaattatacttGGAAATTATCACTGCCAGTTGGTATAATAATACACAGTTAATAACATCTtgggaaatatttccaaaataatttctcCCCATACTCTCCTCCTAGAAAAAGACTGATGTGGTAGCATGCGTGTGTGGACCCATGCTaattgctttagtcgtgtccaactcttttgtgaccctttggactatagcccaccaggttcctctgtccacaggatcctcctggcaagaaaactggagtgggctgccatgccctcctccaggggaccttcccgacccagggggtgaacccgcgtctcctgcgtctcctgcgctAGCAGGCGTGTTCTTtcccaccagcaccaccagggaGCCCCAGAGGCGGCACGACTTTCCAACATCTTGTCAAGAAAACGTTGCATAACTTCTTTTCCACTGCCAGTTCCGATTTCTATATAAGGTGTTCAAACCTATTCTTCCTCCTCAATAGCTCATGAAACTGGACACTAAACACCCCAGAAAGAGCAGTTAACAAAGAAAAGGAGACATTCCATTTTGTTGCCCCtttgtctcccccaccccctgcccgcccttttgttttttggcttaGAGAGCCAACCTGACTTTTTGGAGTATTTAACCCTTGCGTTAAATGTGCTGAAGAGAGACTTATCTACTTTCCAGGTCCTGCCCTTAGTGTTAACAATGCCTATACAACACTACAGTTAGTTTGAGTTGTGCAATGAGTAGGACCTAAATCTGAATTCATGCTTAGTTATTAAGACAACTCATATATTCCAGCCATTGTCTTAACCCAATTATCTAATGTGATAAGAAGAAACTAATACTTATTCAAATGCGAAGATAAACCTTAATACTTCACGTTAGTTTCATTTAACAGGCAAGGTtagtcaaagtttaaaaaaaaaaaaaaaagctaaaagagCTAAAAGTACTTACTGCAAGTGCAAGACTCAAAATTGAAGCTGTATAATCAAAACTGTGGACTACTTTGTAGGAAGTTGTGCTATATACTTTCACCTTcctaacaaaaaaagaaaaaaaagagctttgTCACAAAGCATCTTAGAAATGAGTATAAaaagttagtttttaaaaattcaatatatgaatattaaaacatacaacaatgaagaaaaatgattAGTAACATTAGTTACAAAGTAATTTATCACTgaatctcttttaaaaacaaactctttTTTATTGTTTGCATAAACACTTCAAGCAGCCACCAGATGGATAGACCACTGTCTCCTGAAGATGAAACTCGAAACTAAAGAAACAGCATCAAAGTCCATTGACGTCAAAGAGCAGGGTTTCTCAGCTTCACTCATCGTTACTGACACTGTGGGCAGGATAATTCTTTGTAATGGTGGCTGTCCTGTGTACTGCAGGATCTTCAGTGGCATTTGTGACCTCTTCTCCCTACATACCAAGAACACTCTACCCCCAGGTTGTGACAACAACTGAAAATGTCCACAGAGAGTGCGAACAGCCCCTGAGGGACAAAAGGCACTCTGGGTTGAGAACTACTATGAACAGAGCTAACTTACCAGGAGCTTTTGAAGGGACACATCTAAAAATCAAGTCCCAAACTGTCTACTAATACCACTGCAGGGAATTTGCTTTATATTTACATGGTAAGTTCCTCTGTATCAGAAGTATTttctagcttttaaaatatgtatactttttaataaatatgatgAAAAACCAAGGCTTTACATAacagtgaaaaaagaaatatggaaataaaaggagCAACAACAGATAAATGAAAGTAAACTCTAGAACTGGGTCATCGCTCTAGCCACATATGGCTCatgagcacttaaaatgtgggcagtgaaaaagaagtgaatttattttacttaattttaaaattgaggcaatataaaaatatttttctattaaatacaACTATATTTCACTTAAATCATAAAGTATCATTGGGCATGTATATGAGGCTGAACTTGTTTCCGGTctatcattaataattttatgcTGATTAcatactaaaataatattttagagtaaatatattattaattttaccttttaaacaTGGCTGGCAAAACTGAAAATTACATATGTAACTCAGACTGTGTTTCTGTTGTAGAGCACTGTTCTAGAACATTAACTGGTGAAACACTAATGCTTACTGAATAcagtaatatttagaaatatgtaatTTCCAGacaattaacacacagaaattttTATacgaagttttaaattttaaagaatataagctagaatatatatacacatactcataagtatttcaaaatatacaataatgattttaaaagaaaactacagaataaccaattattttaaaagaatattcaaatgatTCAATAAATTCCTGAAGTAtataaattaaagcaaaaaattaCATCAAGGGAGAAAATAAGTTTGCTCTGTATAAATGaaaggtcaaaactattttcaactCAACAGATTTTTTTCAGGGAAATCATTTGGCAGCATATTAATGCTATCACAAGTTGTGCAGAAATAACATTTCTTCAAGCAGTAAACATATGCACACTAAGAatgattaagaaagaaaattaaaatgctaacCTATCCAGTGAGCCAGAGAGTAACCTCTGTCCAGAGCTGCTGAGACATAAACATGTCACAGTTTTATGATGATTTTTCAAAGACACTAGCAACTGTCCTCCTTTTAGCATGTCCCAGACTTTAACATACCGACCtcctataaaaagaaataatcattaGTTTAATTTGGAAAACAACTGAAAAGCACCATAAAATCATTCTTCAAAGAAATTTTGTacaaaaatgggaaagaataacGAAGATATCGTTTCCTAAAAATTCTGTGAATGccaacaaaactgaaaaacttcTCTATAACTTTTACTCTAAGAACTGGAAGCATTCTTAAAAGCAATTTAATCCAAtggtttaaaatgaaattttttaatatGGCATCTTTTCTTTCAGATAAGTATTAAGCAAAAGTCTAGCaggtaaaacagaaaaagaggctGGAGAGCTAGGGGTGGGAGGGGACAAGGAAGCTGGGGTTGGTGGGGACATAGGTCTTACCCATCCTGACTGTGAAAAAAGGCCTGGACCCCAATTCTCAGTCCCTGTCTCCCCACGGGCAGCAGCTCATGAAAgagaccacagtttgaaaccaCTGACCTCGCCCAGTGGTCAGATAGACCTCTCATCTTCAAGATCTATCTATATTGCTTAAGGgatggcccaaggtcacacagttaatcAGCAACAGACGGAGATCGGCATAAAGACACCCATTCTCCCTGTTCAACTTGTACGTACTTCCATTTCTCAAAATAACagcaagaaaaatagaaactctGACAATATTATCAACTTATTTTGAAATCAAATAGGTATGAGGAAAAGAGTATAAAACGGGATAACTTCTATTTGGAttttagaattaagaaaaaaaccaaGCAAAGCTATACACTACCTATGTATTCTTCTAATGCCAACACACGAATTTTGacttaacaaatgaaaaaagccaaTTTACTACTTCCATTATAAATCTGAAAATGCACTAtgaacaataatgaaaaaaatacctCACTTTCAACTTGACGAAAAATACACTGAGGCCACTCTGAGTCCACGTTATCTCCTCCTCCAGCACTCTCAGCTCTTTGCTGAGTAAGGCCATTTCAATCAAGAGTCACATAAAAAGAGAGAAGCCTAATTCTAGATCTGAAAGAACTTGTGTTTTCAAAAGCAGCTACAGATCTCGTATGTAGGAACAACAGCAGGAGTCCGACCTGGATTTCTGGGTAAGTACACAACACAGGCTCTCAAATTCTGAGATTGCCGATTTGCTACTTACCACTTTttcttggacaaattacttaaaactttgtctttattttgtaaAACAGAGAAAACTATCTTTTAAGCACATCTAGGGGACTGGAGAGAATaaaagcacagtgcctggctcacagtaggtactcagtaaataaaaACTGCTCGCCTATCCCACTTGTCAACTGTCTAAGCAAAAAAACTAAATGTGCGATTCAAGTGCACACTGACAAAGAAATACCTGACTCGAGACAAACAATACTggtgaaacaatttttaaaggaaatacctGCTGATACCAGAAGACCTCCAGAGGGAAAAAGCAGGACACTCTCCACTGGCTGTCCATGCTCAACAGAGATAACACTCTGGTTTGTTCGTGCATCAAACATCTTCACAGTATGATCATATGACCCtaaaacaaaaatgtgtgtgtgtgcatattcaaACAAAACTTTACCAGGAGAAAAGGcttagatgaaattttaaaaagacatatgtatactCAAGATACAGTACTTCTAAACCCTGTTACCACTGTCTGTTTCTGAAACACTAACCTACATGGAACCTTAAACTACTCCTGCCTTCAGACGACTGAGTCATCTGGGAGTCTGACACAGACACCCATGACGACTGGACTGCATCACCTCTGCTTCCTGACCACTGGGGGAGCTCTGAAAACCAGAGCACGATGTTTCAAATCACATGTGGAGGACAATTAAGAACAATcccccaaagaagaaaaagaaaagaaaacaacaggataaacacatacatatttctttgaaaaagaatCCCAAAGCAACATCCAAGTATATCAATAAACTTAACAACttcaagagggaagaaaaagatttCACTAACCTGTGACAAAGAGATCTGTGTTCAGTTTGCTAGCACATCCACACCTCACATAATCAGAATGTTCTTTGAATGTCAGAATTTCTTTGGAGTTTGGAATATCCCATAATTTAACTGTATAATCATCAGCCCCAGAAACCACATGATATTTGTCAGCTGTAAAATCTACTGAATGAACTGCTCTGAAAAATCAAGAATCAATatatcaaaaaacaagaaaaaattatttctggtATCGTCTAACATCCTAAATAACAAGAAAAGCAGCTCATTTTCAGTAAGTAATTGTAGAGAGAAatcatgagagaaaaataaaatcttaaaaatctttaaacagATGTTTATCCTCAAgccaatttaaaatgtatatatcccTGGTACTATGAAGTTAATAAAAATACTGAACAATGgccttaaaattatattttctgataTGTTAACATTTCTACTTTGCTGCTCAGTGGAAAGTTAAATGTTCTAAATGTTGGCACAAAgttactttaatttaaaaaatttaaaaatgggtagatttttaaaaattctaaggaGACTTGCCACTAAGCAGAATCATGTTCCATGAatctactatatttaaaacatttcagtgaTGAACTAAGACTATCCTGATAATATACTATAAAAAACACTTTTTGAGACTTAAAATCAACAGTAAATTTCAGCAATGACATTGGTAATCCTGAAACAAAGTTATAAAACTGCCTTTGgctgtttaatttttaagaagcaaaataccaaatacaagtagaaaaaaaaaatcccaccttCCAACTTGAtttcaaaaaaacaaactctATTTGTTTACATTAAATCCAGGCCTCTTGAGTTCTCCATAACAGTTGTGAGGTTGCCTTTAGAAcctcaatggggtcacaaaactcACTGAGAAGTTAACGAAAGCTATAGGACGTCTACATAGAGAAACTCACATTTCCTAAAATGTTGCAAAAAATTCTAGGGAATTCATGAGCCCCATCAAAATGGACCATAGGACTGAACCAAGTTATGCACGCTGTCTTAGAACAATCAGGAAATAAAGTCAATAATGGTACATAATCGTCACAGAACTCTTTCTTTCAAAGCCTGTAAAACCAACAGAACTTACAACAAATGTACAGGAAGACAACTATCTGTAACTGTATGGTGACAGATATTAACCGGTTTATTGTGACAATCATTACACAATATACACAaatactgtacacctgaaagtaacagaATGTATgctaattatacttcaataaaaaaataaaacaaaacaactgtcTCTTACTTAGTATGGCCTTCAAACTGCCTGAGGGGAGCCCTCCCGCTTATATCAAAAAGCTGAACCCCACCATCTTCACTGCCAGCCACAAGGAGTCTACCATCCTGTCGAAAAGTAGCACAGTATGCTGTGTCTTTAAATCGGGAAAAGGTTTTTATAGGTTCTTGGGAGTATCGGCCATAAATGTGAATCTACAACAAGATAAAAAACACAGCATTTTACTAGATGGCTCAAGAACAGCAGTAAATATAAACTacgtgaaagaaaaatattacatttaccCTTGAAGAAGCTGTGACTGCGTAGTTATACGGAGGCTGGGGAGAAAAGTCCACTTTTGACACTGCACCAAACTCCTTGATCTGAACAGGTgtcttaatgaaaaataatagcgAGTATTAACACAGTTACAACCATGCAGGCTACTTTGTACCCTGCCTTTTTTTCACTAACATATCTTAGCTAACTTTTCATGTGAGCAATAGCTTTACCATCCATTATAAGATATATCATAACTTACTTTACCAGTCCACTACTAACAAACAGGTTTTTCTGAGATttctaatattataaataatacttcaaTGAGCATCTTTACACATAAGGATAACATACACAAATTTTGGAGAGTATATTCACTGATGAAGTTCCAAGCTGTGTAATTTACAAGACCACAAGTTATTTTTATCGTAAGAGATAATGCCAGAATTGCCCTCTGAAAAGTTTGCACCAATTTTCCCTACCTCAAGCAGAAATGATGATCAAAATTTTTCATTTGCGTCAACATTATACATGAAAAGGTATCTAAATTATTACTCAATAATTATCtaatcattgttttaatttgcacttaTTCAATTATGAGTGAAGTTGGAgctcttttaatatatttattggcTACTTAAATTTCCTTTCCTATAAACTTTCCAATCCGaacatctttccatttttctattaagTCAATCatcttttttataaagaaaaatcatttaattagCCTtttcagacagcaaagaattcaTTTTACATCTCTTCCTCctgagattaagaaaaaaagtttttttaaaaccttctttCATATGAGATTCAAGTTCTAAAATTTAATTCACTTGCATTGATTAATCATCTATTGTCTGTTAGATACCTGTATTATTAAACTGATTAAGGAATATGGATTTTTATataattccaagaaaaaaaaatcagacatccAATTTTCTATCCAAACTATAAGCTGCTGACagattatttttagttattaacTCTTTACTAGCATATCCAAAGTCTTACAAATGCTGGAGAAATTGGCATTAAATGCAAAACAGCACCCCCTTAATTTTGTCTACACTTACCTTATAGTTGTTCCAGTACAGTGTATCTTGGGTGATTTTTTCACCAAGTACAGGATATGTCTGGATTGATACAGGCTTATAACCAGCCATACTTTCATATAATTGCACTGTTATCCAAGGGTAACTAGTTTGAAACTGGTGTAATTAAAGTGACTGTcttatgtctgaaaaaaaaatattttatatacacattaCTACTATTCATAAACCTATATATAGTTATGATTCTTACTCTGTGTCTTTTCCAAAGGTTGTGCGGTAGCTCATAGATCAGTGATCATAACCATTTAACCTTAATACAGAAGAGACAATCTAAaggaaacaagaagaaaacaggGCTACCATAGTGTACTATCTGCTCAGTTATACGCAGAGACTACACACAAATGTTCCCGCACCTAACTGACCAATTTACAACACTTGGGAATAAATCTGGCTCAGCCATCCAGTTGCCAAAGCAGAGCGAAACACACTGGCTTGGAACATTCATTTATTAacaacagaaaatattaacatgAAACTGCAAAT
The sequence above is a segment of the Bos indicus isolate NIAB-ARS_2022 breed Sahiwal x Tharparkar chromosome 20, NIAB-ARS_B.indTharparkar_mat_pri_1.0, whole genome shotgun sequence genome. Coding sequences within it:
- the UTP15 gene encoding U3 small nucleolar RNA-associated protein 15 homolog, which translates into the protein MAGYKPVSIQTYPVLGEKITQDTLYWNNYKTPVQIKEFGAVSKVDFSPQPPYNYAVTASSRIHIYGRYSQEPIKTFSRFKDTAYCATFRQDGRLLVAGSEDGGVQLFDISGRAPLRQFEGHTKAVHSVDFTADKYHVVSGADDYTVKLWDIPNSKEILTFKEHSDYVRCGCASKLNTDLFVTGSYDHTVKMFDARTNQSVISVEHGQPVESVLLFPSGGLLVSAGGRYVKVWDMLKGGQLLVSLKNHHKTVTCLCLSSSGQRLLSGSLDRKVKVYSTTSYKVVHSFDYTASILSLALAHEDETIVVGMTNGILSVKHRKSEAKKDSVPRRRRPAYRTFIKGKNYMKQQDDILINRPSKKHLELYDRDLKNFRISKALDRVLEPTCTIKTPEVTVSIIKELNRRGVLANALAGRDEKEISRVLNFLIRNLSQPRFAPVLINAAEIIIDIYLPVIGQSPVVDKKFLILQGLVEKEIDYQRELLETLGMMDMLFATMTRKESTSVLQHNTSDGFLENNKIES